A genomic segment from Methanolobus zinderi encodes:
- a CDS encoding helix-turn-helix transcriptional regulator, translated as MNRNLLDVIFASEKRKNTLLQLREGPKMIEELLASLDTRRQALLPQLKILEENYLVEHQKDAYELTGIGKVIVEKMAPSVDTFCVFDTDIDYWGTRDLSFIPPHLFERINELGKSTIVDIPAADQYDIKTIYQAKSKDSSSLYAITTLLYPNYYDVFSDLIENKVKINLVLSNDLLCKIRTQYQENFEDYAETGLLNSHVYNKKMNFLFVTFDDYYILMRLLKLDGDVDGKLVYFSASPEALGWAKELFNYYLEQSEPVTEI; from the coding sequence ATGAACAGAAATCTGCTTGATGTTATTTTTGCATCTGAGAAAAGAAAGAATACACTCTTACAGTTGCGTGAAGGACCTAAAATGATTGAGGAACTTCTCGCATCACTTGATACCAGAAGACAGGCTTTACTTCCACAGTTAAAGATACTTGAAGAAAATTATCTGGTTGAACATCAAAAGGATGCTTACGAATTAACAGGTATCGGAAAAGTTATTGTTGAAAAGATGGCTCCTTCAGTGGACACTTTTTGTGTTTTTGATACGGATATAGATTATTGGGGAACTCGTGATCTGAGTTTCATTCCACCTCATCTTTTTGAAAGAATAAATGAACTTGGGAAATCAACTATAGTAGATATTCCTGCTGCGGATCAGTATGATATAAAAACTATCTACCAGGCAAAAAGTAAAGATTCCTCTTCTCTTTATGCAATAACTACTCTTCTTTACCCTAATTACTATGATGTATTCTCCGATCTGATTGAAAATAAAGTAAAAATAAATCTGGTTCTTTCAAATGATCTTCTCTGCAAAATCCGCACTCAATATCAGGAAAATTTTGAAGACTATGCGGAAACAGGACTGCTTAACAGTCATGTTTACAATAAAAAAATGAACTTTCTTTTTGTTACATTTGATGATTATTATATTCTGATGCGCCTGCTCAAATTGGATGGAGATGTTGATGGTAAACTTGTTTATTTCAGTGCAAGTCCAGAGGCACTTGGGTGGGCGAAAGAACTGTTCAATTATTATTTAGAACAATCCGAACCTGTAACTGAAATATGA
- a CDS encoding glycine betaine ABC transporter substrate-binding protein: MIVLSLVGAGCVQEDEETPAEEAPVDSEPLRAEAIRFGNPPWDDSRASTYVLKQVLESEGYEVEVVNADLGAVFQGIAQGELDVYASAWLPTTQGNYWERYSEDLDYVTNVSSGARIGLVVPSYVPIDSIDELNENREQFGGDIIGIEPGAGIMETTEEAVDAYDLNYNLVGSSTTAMAAQLQDAISNEEWMVVTLWEPHWTFARMDLKFLEDPQNVYGSGDNLVVVARTGLEEEGQGFTRYFPTMRWKYPISNQSW, translated from the coding sequence TTGATCGTTTTGAGCCTGGTAGGAGCAGGATGTGTTCAGGAAGATGAAGAAACACCGGCAGAGGAAGCACCAGTAGATAGTGAGCCACTAAGAGCAGAAGCAATAAGATTTGGTAATCCTCCATGGGACGATTCTAGGGCCAGTACTTATGTGCTTAAGCAGGTATTGGAATCCGAGGGATACGAAGTTGAAGTCGTGAATGCCGATCTTGGAGCAGTCTTTCAGGGAATTGCCCAGGGAGAACTTGATGTCTATGCCAGTGCCTGGTTACCTACTACCCAGGGAAACTACTGGGAAAGATACAGTGAAGACTTGGATTATGTTACCAATGTCAGTAGTGGCGCCAGAATCGGTCTGGTCGTGCCTTCCTATGTGCCTATTGATTCCATTGATGAGCTAAACGAGAACCGGGAGCAGTTTGGTGGGGATATTATCGGTATCGAACCTGGTGCCGGAATAATGGAAACGACCGAAGAAGCTGTCGATGCGTATGATCTTAACTATAATTTAGTGGGAAGCAGTACTACCGCAATGGCCGCACAGTTGCAGGATGCCATTAGCAACGAGGAATGGATGGTTGTGACTCTCTGGGAACCTCACTGGACCTTTGCGCGTATGGACCTGAAGTTCCTTGAAGATCCACAGAACGTATACGGTTCCGGTGATAATCTGGTTGTGGTTGCAAGGACAGGTCTTGAAGAGGAAGGCCAGGGGTTTACGAGATACTTTCCAACTATGAGATGGAAATATCCGATATCGAATCAATCATGGTAG
- a CDS encoding pyrimidine dimer DNA glycosylase/endonuclease V, producing the protein MRMWDVDPELLCRNHLLGEHLEMHMFVGAIRNNKPIAGYLDGGLVDLDRIVERHNELAQEMQKRGYKHKSEISEEDSEMLKQYSDKTEYSGEVDVDRSVRDLLERCDECALRIRATINESKTSKGR; encoded by the coding sequence ATGAGAATGTGGGACGTCGATCCAGAGTTATTGTGCCGTAATCACCTGCTTGGAGAGCATCTTGAGATGCATATGTTCGTTGGTGCAATACGCAATAATAAACCGATAGCCGGTTATCTGGACGGTGGTCTGGTAGATCTTGACAGGATAGTCGAGCGCCACAATGAACTTGCACAGGAAATGCAAAAGCGCGGATACAAGCATAAATCCGAAATCTCTGAGGAAGATTCGGAAATGCTAAAGCAATATTCAGATAAAACTGAATATTCCGGTGAGGTAGATGTTGATCGCAGTGTTCGGGATCTTCTGGAGAGATGCGATGAGTGTGCCCTAAGGATTAGAGCCACAATTAATGAATCAAAAACCTCAAAAGGCAGATAG
- a CDS encoding VOC family protein, with the protein MNESDFPAPVEGFVLAHTLIVSDVKASCEWYTKMLDGKMVLETDARGTPCIIKVANSWIILNIGGGEPTDDKPETTVSVKHDQDVLSIFLNIRVADIQDFYRTRKERGAKFITEPKEHKSEFRCYMTDPDGYLIEVGESKARD; encoded by the coding sequence ATGAATGAAAGTGATTTCCCGGCACCAGTTGAAGGTTTTGTGCTTGCTCACACACTGATAGTAAGTGATGTAAAAGCCTCATGTGAATGGTACACGAAAATGCTTGATGGTAAAATGGTTCTTGAAACAGACGCCAGAGGAACGCCCTGTATTATCAAAGTTGCGAACAGCTGGATAATTCTCAACATCGGTGGCGGTGAACCGACAGATGATAAGCCTGAGACTACAGTTTCTGTTAAACATGACCAGGATGTTCTGAGTATCTTTCTGAACATTCGGGTGGCTGATATTCAGGACTTTTACAGAACGCGGAAGGAACGTGGTGCTAAGTTTATAACAGAGCCAAAAGAACACAAGTCAGAATTTCGCTGCTATATGACGGACCCTGATGGTTATCTAATTGAAGTAGGTGAATCCAAAGCTCGTGATTAA
- a CDS encoding double-cubane-cluster-containing anaerobic reductase — protein sequence MHSFKTPDKIKNSYSSRICQIADERKKGKKVVGTFCLFVPDEIIFAAGADRVILCGGKNETIPIAEQYLPRNICPLVKSSFGSLVNDGSSDVKSCSHFSMVDMVIAENTCDSKKKMYELLGNYIPTYVIDLPQRPDSPEALKYFLSELEKFKSAMEELTGNRVTKDRLREEIKSSNETRKLLHSLYDMRKKDPAPINGTEILKLLQRQYFLSPGEFKEHIRNLIKEVEESEPEENHRPRILISGCPMSGGNSKVPEIIEDRGGMIVAEESCTGTRSFWDPVDEDKEPMLALAERYIKIPCSCMSPNDRRVDNNLELAEEFDVDGVVYYTLQFCHGYNIEKHKVQQALKKAGIPMLFIETDYSGSDVEQIKLRVDAFMEMLS from the coding sequence ATGCATTCCTTTAAAACTCCTGACAAAATAAAGAATTCTTACAGTTCCCGTATCTGCCAGATAGCAGATGAAAGAAAAAAAGGAAAAAAAGTAGTAGGTACTTTTTGTCTTTTTGTTCCTGATGAAATAATATTCGCGGCAGGAGCCGATCGTGTGATACTCTGTGGCGGGAAGAATGAGACAATACCCATAGCCGAGCAGTATTTACCCAGGAACATCTGCCCGCTGGTGAAGTCTTCCTTCGGTTCACTGGTAAATGACGGTTCTTCAGATGTCAAATCCTGTTCACACTTCAGTATGGTGGATATGGTAATTGCCGAGAATACCTGTGACAGCAAGAAGAAGATGTATGAACTGCTGGGCAATTATATTCCGACCTATGTTATCGATCTTCCGCAAAGGCCGGACAGTCCTGAAGCTCTGAAATACTTCCTGTCGGAACTTGAAAAATTTAAAAGTGCCATGGAAGAGCTGACCGGAAACAGGGTCACGAAAGATAGGTTAAGAGAAGAGATCAAATCCTCAAACGAGACAAGAAAATTACTCCACAGTCTTTATGACATGAGAAAAAAAGATCCAGCACCAATAAATGGGACTGAAATACTAAAACTTCTTCAAAGACAATATTTCCTGTCTCCTGGGGAGTTCAAAGAGCATATCCGAAACCTGATAAAAGAAGTCGAAGAATCCGAGCCTGAAGAAAATCACAGACCCAGAATTTTAATCTCCGGCTGCCCCATGTCAGGTGGAAACTCAAAAGTACCTGAAATAATTGAGGACAGAGGCGGAATGATCGTAGCCGAGGAAAGCTGCACCGGTACAAGATCGTTCTGGGATCCGGTGGACGAAGATAAAGAACCCATGCTTGCACTGGCCGAACGTTATATCAAAATACCCTGTTCATGCATGAGCCCCAATGACAGGCGTGTAGACAATAATCTGGAACTTGCAGAGGAGTTTGACGTTGACGGTGTTGTATACTATACCCTGCAGTTCTGTCACGGATACAACATTGAAAAGCATAAAGTCCAGCAGGCATTGAAGAAAGCCGGAATTCCCATGCTTTTTATAGAAACTGATTACAGCGGGTCGGATGTGGAGCAGATCAAACTTCGCGTTGATGCATTCATGGAGATGCTGTCGTGA
- a CDS encoding helix-turn-helix transcriptional regulator, with product MKRELLDVVFASEKRKNFLLLLKDGPQEMEDILESLDTTRQNLLPQVKILEENYLVRHYDDSYELSMIGSMLVDEMVPLLETIDVFDSNIDYWGTRKLDFIPSHLLDKLDQLNICEIISPPITELYSFHKSFNPNFEVSSRACTITAFLYPKAYELFTDMFEHNMTLDFIVTRELLAKIRKEHWEEFSELIENDNFNMYVYNEKMDLLFLVFDEVHLLMAMLKNTGEFDHKFIACKSKSAIHWGQELFEYYQEQSTPVTEI from the coding sequence ATGAAAAGAGAATTGCTTGATGTGGTATTTGCGTCTGAGAAGAGAAAGAACTTTCTCCTGCTGCTAAAAGACGGTCCTCAGGAGATGGAAGATATTCTCGAGTCTCTCGACACCACCAGGCAAAATCTGCTACCCCAGGTCAAGATTCTTGAAGAGAACTATCTTGTCAGGCATTATGATGATAGTTACGAACTAAGCATGATCGGCAGCATGCTTGTTGATGAAATGGTTCCTTTGCTGGAGACGATTGATGTTTTCGATTCCAATATTGATTATTGGGGTACGCGTAAACTTGATTTTATTCCGTCCCATCTTCTGGATAAACTTGATCAACTTAACATTTGTGAAATAATAAGTCCTCCGATCACAGAATTATATTCTTTCCATAAATCCTTCAATCCGAATTTTGAAGTGTCTTCCAGGGCCTGTACAATAACAGCATTCCTTTATCCTAAAGCATATGAGCTCTTTACAGATATGTTCGAGCATAATATGACTTTGGACTTTATTGTCACAAGGGAATTGCTTGCTAAAATAAGAAAAGAGCACTGGGAAGAGTTTTCTGAGCTTATTGAGAATGATAACTTCAATATGTACGTATACAACGAGAAAATGGACTTACTTTTTCTGGTATTCGATGAAGTTCACCTCTTAATGGCCATGCTCAAAAATACCGGAGAATTCGACCACAAATTTATCGCGTGTAAAAGTAAGTCCGCAATTCATTGGGGACAGGAATTGTTTGAATACTACCAAGAGCAGTCCACTCCGGTTACTGAAATCTAG
- a CDS encoding acyl-CoA dehydratase activase has product MITIGIDAGSATTKAVLVNGESNIIKSIRPTAFDFVSAADDACEDVLEMSGIDRKDVKHIYSTGYGRNSIKFADKSISEITAHTKGVHHLYPEVRGIIDIGGQDCKVISVTDGRVMDFIMNDKCAAGTGKFLEYTARALEVPIDRLGDVALSSENPAEITSMCTVFAESEVISLRAKGFSKEDIAAGLVRSIARRVAVMARQMGLQENVAFVGGVAKNTGIKAALEKELGISLYVLPEPQITGALGAALYAQEKHQ; this is encoded by the coding sequence GTGATCACGATTGGCATAGATGCGGGTTCAGCCACAACCAAGGCAGTACTGGTGAATGGAGAATCAAATATAATTAAATCCATACGGCCAACAGCTTTCGATTTTGTTTCGGCGGCAGATGATGCCTGTGAGGATGTGCTCGAAATGTCAGGGATTGACAGAAAGGATGTCAAACACATCTATTCAACCGGATATGGCAGGAACAGCATCAAATTTGCAGACAAATCCATAAGCGAGATCACAGCCCATACAAAAGGAGTTCACCATCTGTATCCTGAAGTAAGAGGAATAATAGATATCGGTGGTCAGGACTGCAAGGTCATATCGGTGACTGATGGCAGGGTTATGGATTTTATAATGAACGATAAATGTGCAGCAGGAACAGGTAAATTTCTGGAGTACACTGCAAGGGCACTTGAAGTACCCATCGACAGGCTTGGAGATGTGGCACTGTCATCAGAAAATCCCGCAGAGATAACAAGCATGTGTACGGTTTTTGCTGAATCTGAAGTAATATCGCTTCGCGCAAAGGGATTCTCAAAGGAAGATATAGCAGCCGGACTCGTAAGAAGCATAGCCAGAAGAGTTGCTGTTATGGCACGCCAGATGGGATTGCAGGAAAATGTGGCTTTTGTGGGAGGTGTGGCAAAGAACACAGGGATAAAAGCGGCACTGGAAAAGGAGCTGGGTATATCTCTGTATGTTTTGCCGGAACCTCAGATCACTGGAGCTCTTGGGGCGGCTTTGTATGCTCAGGAAAAGCATCAGTGA
- a CDS encoding helix-turn-helix transcriptional regulator, whose translation MLKPLQDVIFASEKRKNVLLLLNDGPQKMEVILNHLDTTRQGMLPQIRTLEKHKLVTGSNDTYRLTTIGKLVVDEMLHLLNTLEVLDSDLNYWGNHNLDFVPAYLLKRLHELGTCSRIEVPFPEMFDEDEHFIEEAKRTKYIKNITTFLFPNFKKTFSELLENCVEISVIITEELYEKLMQENADDFDYLLHKPNISFYIYPEKYNFLSISLTDHAVMLRLLTDEGKYDNKRFICSSEDARKWGWDLFEYYRENSRRIERT comes from the coding sequence ATGCTCAAGCCGCTACAGGATGTCATATTCGCATCTGAAAAAAGGAAGAATGTACTTCTATTATTAAATGACGGACCCCAGAAAATGGAAGTGATTTTGAACCATCTCGATACCACACGACAGGGAATGCTTCCCCAGATAAGGACTCTGGAAAAACATAAACTTGTTACGGGATCGAACGACACTTACAGGCTAACCACTATTGGAAAACTAGTAGTCGATGAGATGCTTCATTTATTAAATACACTTGAGGTTCTTGATAGTGATCTGAATTACTGGGGAAACCATAATCTCGATTTTGTTCCTGCTTATCTCCTAAAGAGATTACATGAACTGGGAACCTGCAGCAGAATAGAGGTCCCGTTTCCCGAAATGTTCGATGAGGACGAGCATTTCATTGAAGAAGCAAAAAGAACCAAATACATTAAAAATATCACCACTTTCCTGTTTCCTAATTTCAAGAAAACATTTTCAGAGCTGTTAGAAAATTGTGTTGAAATTTCGGTAATAATCACCGAAGAACTCTATGAAAAACTTATGCAGGAAAACGCCGATGACTTTGATTACTTACTGCACAAACCCAACATAAGTTTTTATATTTACCCCGAAAAATACAATTTCCTGTCTATTTCACTCACTGACCATGCTGTCATGTTAAGGTTGCTGACAGATGAAGGTAAATATGACAATAAGAGATTCATTTGTTCCAGTGAGGATGCCCGTAAGTGG